ACAACCCTGTATTTACACCTGCGGAGCCGCTACTTGCAATGGCCGAAGAAGGCAAAGCTTATTACGAGTAACGATGCTTAATACTCGCTTAAAAATATCCTATCTGTAAGCCGCTGTAATGCGGCTTTTTTCTTTCTCTGGTCTAGACTTAATAGCTGTAATGGTATGTAACTTTTGTATCATCGACATGGATTCTACAGCACCTAGACGGCCTCTAATTTCTTCTTTTTACTGCACACTAGGATTTGCTGAATTTAGACAGCAGAGTATATGAATAAACGTATTTTTTTGCAGATCAGTGGCTTAGTTATTTTTACTATTTTGGTGAGTGGTGGCCTATTTTATTGGTCCACCTTGTTAAACCACTCCATTTCTTCATTTCATCAGTCATGGCAATCAGAAACTGAAGTTGCAATTAAACGTGCTGAACTGCTAGCTGAACTGGAGCGTAGCTTTGGTTATAACGGCTTTATTCATCACTTCAAAAATTATGTACTACGCCAAGACGAGATTTATTACGAACAGGCTTTAGCTGATGTTGAAGCGACCAAAGCGACAATCCTAAAATTGCAAAGTACGGCGCTTAGCAGCCAAGAGACAAAGGCATTAGCCGCTATTCAACACACCTTTGATGAATATACACAAATGCTTGCGCTTGCTAAATCAAAATTCACATCGAGAAGATTGAGTTCTGAGGTTGTGGATCGCTTAGTGAAAGTAGATGACACGGACGCAGAAGCTGCATTTAATTATTTGCGTAAGTCGATTGGTGAGAAGTTTGAGCTTGCAAAGCAAAACCAATCGGTAAAGCTTGCTCAAACCCAAGAGTTGAGTAACACCGGTATATTGTTGCTGCTACCAATAGTCTTGTTGTTTGCTTGCTTAAACATCTTTACGCTCATTTTTGTGGTTAAACTTATCAACGAAAAGCGAAAGCTATTCAACTCTACTCCTGATGCCATTTTATATTGTGATAAAGACGGTAGGCTTACAGAGGTCAATAAGGCCTGTACAGATTTATTTGGGTATCAGCCTCAAGAGCTATTAGGTATGCAAGTTGAAGACCTCATTCCAGAGCGGTATATAAGTAAACATGTTGTGGACAGAGAGAAGTTCCAAGGCACGTCTACCATGCGTAGGGTGACGCATGATGGTCTAAAAATTGTAGGGAGGCACCAATCAGGTGTGGAGATCCCAGTGGATATCGCGTTATCTACGGTGTCCGTCTCTAAAAATGATGTTTTTATTGCGGTGATCCGAGATTTACGTCAAGAACAAGAATTGAAGAACCGGGCTGAACTGGATTTCTTAACCCAGGTTATGAATCGCAGAAAGATTGAAGCGCTGTTGAAAGAAGAAGTACAGCGGGCCATACGCTATCATCGAGCGCTTTCGCTACTGGTAATCGATGTTGATCATTTTAAACAATTAAATGACACTGCAGGACATCAAGATGGTGATAATGCATTGAAAGAAGTTGGGCAATTCTTAAGAGAGCAGGCACGACCAAGCGACCATATTGGACGATGGGGCGGTGATGAATTTGTAATTATCTGCCCCGAGACTAGACCGGATGCCGCGCTTAATTTTGCACAACGGCTGGTGCATGAATTTACTCGTTTCACCAGCTTTGGACTGACATTTAGCATTGGCGTCGCGGGGTATGAGCTTATTGGTGAAAGCTTTAATCACAAACGATGTTTTGAAGAAGCTGATTTAGCCCTCTATGAGTCGAAAAAGTCAGGTCGAGATCGTGCTTCGCTTTATATCGCGCCACGCAGTTCTCTTGACAAAAAGGCGTAGTCTAAAACGAGATCTTTTACTTTGGCCGTTAAAAACCTTACAATTTGCGCCCAGTTTAGACTTGTGGCGGATGTTGATGCATAAAATAGAAGACCTCATTGCTGTTTTTAATGGGTTATTCCTGCACACGCTTAACACGGAGCTGGTAGTGGGCGACGATGAGCCTATCTATCTACCTGCAAATGAATCATACCCTCATCACCGCATTATTTTTGCTCATGGCTTTTATGCCAGTGCTTTGCATGAAGTTGCACATTGGCTCGTTGCGGGTGAAGCACGTCGGCAACTCGAAGATTACGGCTACTGGTATTGTCCCGATGGACGAGATAAGGCGCAGCAGCTCGAATTTGAAAAAGTGGAAGTGAAACCACAAGCGATTGAGTGGGTGTTAAGTGTCGCGGCTGGTTTTTCATTTAATGTTTCCGTTGATAACCTCAATGGTGAACAAACTTGCCGTTTCAGCTTTCAACAACGAGTGCATCAGCAAGTGCTAGCTTTATTAGAAAGTGGATTTAATACCAGAACGACTCAACTACTCAACGCATTAAGCAATTTTTATAATACACCTTGGCCGTTACGCCAGCAGCAATTTAACTGGGATATCCCGACAGAGCTAAGCATGGAGTTTGACGATGCAATTTAAGCTTGGACTTATCATCAATCCTTTAGCTGGGCTTGGTGGGAGCGTTGCACTAAAAGGTAGCGATGGTGCAGAAACAGCTCAACAAGCATTGGCGTTAGGTGCAGAGCCTCGCGCTAATCAGCGAGCAAAAACGGCTTTAACGCAACTGCTTCCACATCAACAAAACATCGCAATATTTACCGTTAACGGTGAGATGGGGGAGCGTACGGCAAAAGAGCTAGGTTTTAACACCCAAGTGATTTATCAAACTCAAAGCACGGTAACTCGTCCTGAAGATACCGAGACCGCAGCGCAAATGATGCAACAGCTCGGTGTCGATTTGATTTTGTTTGCTGGTGGCGATGGCACTGCCCGTAACATTTGCCACGCGGTGGGTGATTCATGTCCTGTACTTGGGATCCCTGCTGGGTGCAAAATTCATAGCGGCGTATACGCGATAACGCCAAAAGCAGCAGGTAGAGTCGTTGAACTTTTGGTTACCGGAGAGCTCGTCTCTATTGGCGAAGCCGATGTGATGGACATTGATGAAGCTGCATTTCGTGAAGGGACTGTACGCGCTAAGCGATTTGGTGAAATGCAAGTGCCGACCGAGCTGAGATATGTGCAAGCGGTGAAAAATGGTGGCAAAGAAAGCGATGAGCTGGTGTTGGCAGATATCGCCGCCTATGTGGTTGCCGAAATGGAAGAAGACGAAACCTACATTATGGGATCTGGTTCGACCGTTGCAGCAGTGATGGAAGAGATGGGACTTGATAATACACTTCTTGGTGTTGATGTGGTAAGGGACCAAGCGCTGATCGCGCAAGATCAAACCGCGCAGCAATTGTTGTCGCTTGCTGATGACAAAACAAAGCTAGTGATCACATTAATTGGTGGGCAAGGACACATTTTTGGCCGCGGTAATCAGCAGCTAAGCCCTAACCTCATCAAAAAAATCGGTAAAGATAATATTATCCTTATCGCCACAAAATCGAAATTAAAGGCCTTAAATGGTCGTCCTTTAATTGCTGATACCGGTGACGAACAACTTGACGAGTCCTTAGCTGGATTTATTAAAGTGATCACTGGATTCAATGACCATGTGATGTACGCCATAGGCCATCAAGAATAATTTAGGAATAAATATGTCTTTAGTAGAATATGTAGAGAAAGCGCAGCAGTTTTTTGATGAGCTTGTTGATAGAGCGAGCGATGATGAACTATTTGCTGGCGGCTATTTACGCGGTCACTTTGACTTAGCGGTAGGCTATGCGCAAGTAGAGGAAGCAGATCTTTCGATTGATGAGTTAAATGCCAAAGTTGAGAGCAGCTTGGTAAAAGCATACCGAAATGGAGAGCTAAATGACGATGATAAAGCGCACGTAGTTTCTATTTGGGAGCAGGTGCAAAATCTAAAATAAATGCACCTCGCTCGAGTGTAGCAGATGCTAGGGCCTGTTGACCTTTGCTGTTTGATTTTTGTTCTCCTTAGTGTGTTTTGGTAGCGACGCTCGACTTGCCGCCTAGTAATCTAGGCAAAAGTTGAGCAACAATGAACAAAGCGCACTCAGGTGAACCCAAAGGGCAGCGCTTGATTAGCATTTCTACTGTGTTATCGCCTGACTCACATAGAATAACTATGCTACGCAGGCTCTGCCTTGTATAAATACCAATCAAACTGCTGCAAAAACAAACTTGAAAGATAAACAGGCCCTAGAAGTCTAATTTGCATCTGCTACTCAGCCTCTTTTGGCCTTACATCAAAAATCGCCAATAGATGAATAACAGTGCAAAGCCCACTAAATAAACCAGCCCCAGTCCCGTTAAAATCTTGGTGTACATGGGTTGACGGCGATAGATCTCACCTTTCACTAATCCTAAATTCATCCAAGCAAAGATGGGAGTAGTGACAAACGCTGAGCTCATGGCAAACATCAGCATGCTCTTTAAGTCGGCTTTAAAAAACAGCACTACGGCCATACCAAGCGCTGCTTGTAGCAATAGAATGAGCGTGTAACTCTTTTTCGTTGTGTTAGGGCGTAACAGCTGAAGCGATTCACTAAGCACTCGGGAGTAGCCGTCTAACACCGTGATCGTTGTTCCAAACATACATAAAAATGCGACGCCTGCAATTAGCCATCTGGCCCATTCGCCAATCGTATTGGCATACATATCAATGAGCTGCTGTGAGAACGCAACACCTGCGAGTTCAACAGGCTTATCTTGACCATATTGCATGAGCATACCGAGCAAACAAAAAACGACCGCAAGACCCAGCGTAACAAAATATCCCACCTTGAAATCCAGTAGGATCTGGCTACTTGTTAGCGGTTGTTTAGCCATCTTCGTTTTTAGCCAAGAGGAATTAATGGCAGAAATCTCGATTGGTGCAGGCATCCAACCCATTAAAGCAACTAAAAACCCCAGTAGTGCGATGTCGTAGGGGGAAACCGGATCAATGGGGGCTGGATGGGCCGGTCCATTATTAACTGCAATAGCAAGTGCCATAACCGTGGAAATGGTCAAAATTATCATTACCCATTTGCTAGTCACATCGAGTATTTTGTAATGCCCAACCAATAAGATTGCCAAGCAGCTAGCCAAAAGTATAAAGCTTAACAATTCAATATTTATTGGAAATGGCAGCGAGTAGCTCAAGAGACTTGCTGTAAGTAATAGCACACCCGCGGTATTTACAATGGCTGCGAAAATATTGAGTAGCACAAAAACCTTAAATCCGAAGCGGTAATGTGCATGATAGCCTTCGACGACAGTGTGCTTAGAGTGACTTGTGTACTCTACTGCATATTTGAAAAAGGGATATTTGAGCAAATTAACGGCAACAATTAGCCAGATCAATTGACCACCAAATAGTGCCCCAGCCTGAGTTGACGAAACGAGATGTGAACCACCGATAGCAGCAGTTGCCATTAATATTCCAGGCCCAAAGATGGCAAACTTGCCTTTAAGAGATAGCAGCGCTGGCAATGTAAATTCCTTAAGTCATTGTTATTTTAATTTTGCTGCCAGTCTACGAAGTTTTAAGAATTGCCGCAATACTGTCGTTGAGTCGCATTTCAAAGATGGTGTTGAGTGTGAGGTAACTAGTCGCTTACTCCATCTTGCTCTAAAAAGTATTCATCTAGGTCTTCTTTGATGTCTTGGTAATCATCTTCATCTAAATTTAAAACCTTCAATACATCTGCTTTCATTAAGTGCCAATCAGGCGCGGCAACAAAACGTTTATTGATATGTACAAAATTTTCAGCCATTTTTAGAGCAGCGAAAGCTAATTTCTGCTCGTCGTCTTTACAGTTTCCCAAAAACTCAGGGTCATGATGGCATAAAATCATCTGACAAATACTTTGTGGCAAATTCCAGGAAGCTGCGAGGAAGTAGCCGATAATAGCATGATTGGTCTCGTACTTTTCTTCTTCGTGCTCGATTAACAGCTTGTCATAATCTTTGTTAGCGGCAATGAGCGTTTCCATATAATCGGGGTAATTTACCGCCATAGCGGCAATCCCTGCGTCATGAAATAAGCCTAGTAAGTGCAAGTTTTCGATAGGAACACGCGATTTAAGTTTATTACCAATCACCATAATGCTATCTGCGATGTCTGAAGCGTTATCCCAAAACCGCTCCAAACTGATACAACATTTACGTTGGCCAAAGGTTTGTTTGAGCAAAAAGCCGGTCACAAGCTTACTAATAGAGTCTAGACCTAGAAAGACGACAGCCTGTTTTACATCAGTTACCGTTCTTGCCAAACCGTACAGTGGGGAATTGATGATTTTTAGCACCGCGGCTGAGGTGCTGACATCATGAGCGATGATAGAAGCGATGTCGTTCAGGTCTGGATCCGGTGCAGCAAGTGCTGCTTGCAACTCGCTTATCAGCGCGGGCTTCGGTGGTAAATTAAAACCATGTTTGACGTCAGCTAACACTTTGTCGTCTAGATCTATCATCTAAAAATCCTTAATTTCAGACATATAAAAAGCATAGCGTAAATTCTTTATTGAACACTGACTTGAGACAAAAAAATACCAAGTCGACTACTAATTCGGCAAAGTGTCTCGTCAATAGGCACGTTTTCTTGCTTAACATGTAAATATTAAGTTATGGTTAAGCAATTTTTTTCTTAGGGCAATGGTATGCACGAAACACAACAAGCGAACTCGCAAAACTCTGCGATCACCCGTTTTTTAAACGGGATAGAGCGGGTGGGGAATAAACTTCCTGATCCTGCAATCATTTTCTTATCAGCAATGTTGCTGATTTGGCTACTATCTTGGTTATTTTCAGGCGTAGAATTTAGCGCTATTGATCCAAGAACCAATCAGGCGATTGTCGTTCACAATTTATTAGACCCAAATGCGCTTGCCGGATTTATGGCAACGATGGTAAAAACCTTCACGGGATTTGCACCATTAGGCGTGGTGCTAGTTGCTATGCTAGGTGTGGGTGTTGCCGAACATTCTGGCTATATTAATACTGGCCTTAAAATCATGCTTAAACGCACGCCTCAAGCACTACTAACTCCTTCTATTATTCTTATCGCAATTGTAAGCCACACGGCGACAGATGCTGGATACGTGTTAGTTATTCCGCTTGCCGGTGTTATTTTCTATGCGATGGGAAGACATCCTCTTGCGGGTATTGCTGCGGCATTTGCTGGCGTAAGCGGCGGATTTAGCGCGAACTTTATTCCTTCAGGTATCGATCCGTTGCTACAAAGCTTTACCCAAAGTGCAGCGCAGATCATCGATCCAGAAATCGCGATTAACCCACTAAACAACTGGTTTTTCACCTCAGCATCGAGCTTATTCATTATTTTATTAGGTTGGTATATCACTGATAAAATCATAGAGCCAAGGCTAAAAGCGACAGAAATTGACGGCGATACAGAGAGCTTGCCTTCGTTTGATGAGATCACAAGCAAAGAAAAAAAGGGCTTTGTGGTGGCGTCTATTGTGATGTTAGCAGGTATTGCATTATTGGTTTATGCATCAAGCGGTGAAGATTCAGCACTACGCAGCCCGTCGGGCGCTTTAACTGATTTTAGTGCGCCGTTAATGCAATCAATTGTACCACTTATCTTCCTGCTGTTTTGGATCCCTGGTGCGGTATACGGTTTCGTTGTCGGTACGTTTAAAACCTCAAAGGACATGATTGATGCCATGACTAAAGCCATGAATAGCATGTCTTACTACATTGTTATGGCGTTTTTCTGTGCACTTTTCATCAGTGCCTTCAGCCATTCAAATTTGGGTGCACTGCTTGCCATTGAAGGGGCTCAAGTATTAAAAGCATTGGCGCTGCCAAGCTATGTTACTGTAGTTGGTATTATCTTCTTGACCGCATTTGTAAACTTATTTGTAGGGTCAAGCTCTGCGAAGTGGGCATTGCTGGGGCCGATTTTTGTTCCGATGTTAATGCAATTGGGCATTTCACCTGATTTAACACAAGCGGCTTATCGTGTTGGTGATTCTGGCTCAAATATAATCACTCCGCTTATGCCTTACTTCCCGCTGGTTGTGGTTTATTGCCAGAAATACGTTAAGTCGACAGGAATAGGTACATTGATAGCGATGATGTTGCCTTACTCAATTGCCTTTTTGATTGGTTGGAGCATCTTCTTATTGATCTACTGGATGCTTGGTATTCCACTAGGTCTACAAGCAAGTTATGCATATCCAGCTGGTATGTAATTTGAGGTTTAGTAAAAAAAAGCGCTGTTTGAAATGACAGCGCTTTTTATATTCT
The sequence above is a segment of the Pseudoalteromonas piscicida genome. Coding sequences within it:
- a CDS encoding sensor domain-containing diguanylate cyclase, with the translated sequence MNKRIFLQISGLVIFTILVSGGLFYWSTLLNHSISSFHQSWQSETEVAIKRAELLAELERSFGYNGFIHHFKNYVLRQDEIYYEQALADVEATKATILKLQSTALSSQETKALAAIQHTFDEYTQMLALAKSKFTSRRLSSEVVDRLVKVDDTDAEAAFNYLRKSIGEKFELAKQNQSVKLAQTQELSNTGILLLLPIVLLFACLNIFTLIFVVKLINEKRKLFNSTPDAILYCDKDGRLTEVNKACTDLFGYQPQELLGMQVEDLIPERYISKHVVDREKFQGTSTMRRVTHDGLKIVGRHQSGVEIPVDIALSTVSVSKNDVFIAVIRDLRQEQELKNRAELDFLTQVMNRRKIEALLKEEVQRAIRYHRALSLLVIDVDHFKQLNDTAGHQDGDNALKEVGQFLREQARPSDHIGRWGGDEFVIICPETRPDAALNFAQRLVHEFTRFTSFGLTFSIGVAGYELIGESFNHKRCFEEADLALYESKKSGRDRASLYIAPRSSLDKKA
- a CDS encoding elongation factor P hydroxylase → MHKIEDLIAVFNGLFLHTLNTELVVGDDEPIYLPANESYPHHRIIFAHGFYASALHEVAHWLVAGEARRQLEDYGYWYCPDGRDKAQQLEFEKVEVKPQAIEWVLSVAAGFSFNVSVDNLNGEQTCRFSFQQRVHQQVLALLESGFNTRTTQLLNALSNFYNTPWPLRQQQFNWDIPTELSMEFDDAI
- a CDS encoding ATP-NAD kinase family protein, translating into MQFKLGLIINPLAGLGGSVALKGSDGAETAQQALALGAEPRANQRAKTALTQLLPHQQNIAIFTVNGEMGERTAKELGFNTQVIYQTQSTVTRPEDTETAAQMMQQLGVDLILFAGGDGTARNICHAVGDSCPVLGIPAGCKIHSGVYAITPKAAGRVVELLVTGELVSIGEADVMDIDEAAFREGTVRAKRFGEMQVPTELRYVQAVKNGGKESDELVLADIAAYVVAEMEEDETYIMGSGSTVAAVMEEMGLDNTLLGVDVVRDQALIAQDQTAQQLLSLADDKTKLVITLIGGQGHIFGRGNQQLSPNLIKKIGKDNIILIATKSKLKALNGRPLIADTGDEQLDESLAGFIKVITGFNDHVMYAIGHQE
- a CDS encoding YfcL family protein → MSLVEYVEKAQQFFDELVDRASDDELFAGGYLRGHFDLAVGYAQVEEADLSIDELNAKVESSLVKAYRNGELNDDDKAHVVSIWEQVQNLK
- a CDS encoding NRAMP family divalent metal transporter; this encodes MPALLSLKGKFAIFGPGILMATAAIGGSHLVSSTQAGALFGGQLIWLIVAVNLLKYPFFKYAVEYTSHSKHTVVEGYHAHYRFGFKVFVLLNIFAAIVNTAGVLLLTASLLSYSLPFPINIELLSFILLASCLAILLVGHYKILDVTSKWVMIILTISTVMALAIAVNNGPAHPAPIDPVSPYDIALLGFLVALMGWMPAPIEISAINSSWLKTKMAKQPLTSSQILLDFKVGYFVTLGLAVVFCLLGMLMQYGQDKPVELAGVAFSQQLIDMYANTIGEWARWLIAGVAFLCMFGTTITVLDGYSRVLSESLQLLRPNTTKKSYTLILLLQAALGMAVVLFFKADLKSMLMFAMSSAFVTTPIFAWMNLGLVKGEIYRRQPMYTKILTGLGLVYLVGFALLFIYWRFLM
- a CDS encoding HDOD domain-containing protein, which translates into the protein MIDLDDKVLADVKHGFNLPPKPALISELQAALAAPDPDLNDIASIIAHDVSTSAAVLKIINSPLYGLARTVTDVKQAVVFLGLDSISKLVTGFLLKQTFGQRKCCISLERFWDNASDIADSIMVIGNKLKSRVPIENLHLLGLFHDAGIAAMAVNYPDYMETLIAANKDYDKLLIEHEEEKYETNHAIIGYFLAASWNLPQSICQMILCHHDPEFLGNCKDDEQKLAFAALKMAENFVHINKRFVAAPDWHLMKADVLKVLNLDEDDYQDIKEDLDEYFLEQDGVSD
- a CDS encoding AbgT family transporter → MHETQQANSQNSAITRFLNGIERVGNKLPDPAIIFLSAMLLIWLLSWLFSGVEFSAIDPRTNQAIVVHNLLDPNALAGFMATMVKTFTGFAPLGVVLVAMLGVGVAEHSGYINTGLKIMLKRTPQALLTPSIILIAIVSHTATDAGYVLVIPLAGVIFYAMGRHPLAGIAAAFAGVSGGFSANFIPSGIDPLLQSFTQSAAQIIDPEIAINPLNNWFFTSASSLFIILLGWYITDKIIEPRLKATEIDGDTESLPSFDEITSKEKKGFVVASIVMLAGIALLVYASSGEDSALRSPSGALTDFSAPLMQSIVPLIFLLFWIPGAVYGFVVGTFKTSKDMIDAMTKAMNSMSYYIVMAFFCALFISAFSHSNLGALLAIEGAQVLKALALPSYVTVVGIIFLTAFVNLFVGSSSAKWALLGPIFVPMLMQLGISPDLTQAAYRVGDSGSNIITPLMPYFPLVVVYCQKYVKSTGIGTLIAMMLPYSIAFLIGWSIFLLIYWMLGIPLGLQASYAYPAGM